Proteins encoded within one genomic window of Tabrizicola piscis:
- a CDS encoding TIGR00730 family Rossman fold protein, which translates to MTYASVCVFCGSRSGLRPAYVAAAQELGAAMARNGWRLVYGAGDVGLMGEVARAAIAAGAPSLGVIPTHLLAREKGKRDLSTLIITEDMHERKKVMFMNSDAVVVLPGGAGSLDEFFEVLTWAQIGLHGKPIFLLDVDGYWQPLLSLINHVIAEGFAAPSLLGLFATVPDVAALETALLAADGWQTAKAAAI; encoded by the coding sequence ATGACCTATGCCTCCGTCTGCGTCTTCTGTGGCTCGCGATCAGGCCTGCGTCCGGCCTATGTGGCGGCCGCACAGGAGCTTGGGGCGGCGATGGCCCGCAACGGCTGGCGGCTGGTCTATGGTGCCGGAGATGTGGGCCTGATGGGCGAGGTGGCGCGCGCCGCCATTGCCGCAGGGGCGCCAAGTCTTGGCGTGATCCCCACGCATCTTCTGGCCCGAGAGAAGGGCAAGCGCGACCTGTCCACCCTGATCATCACCGAGGACATGCATGAGCGGAAGAAGGTCATGTTCATGAACTCGGACGCCGTGGTCGTGCTGCCGGGGGGTGCGGGGTCTTTGGATGAGTTCTTCGAGGTGCTGACCTGGGCGCAGATCGGGCTGCATGGCAAGCCGATCTTCCTGCTGGACGTGGACGGCTACTGGCAGCCCCTGTTGTCGCTGATCAACCACGTCATTGCCGAGGGTTTCGCGGCCCCCTCGCTGCTGGGCCTGTTTGCAACCGTCCCGGACGTGGCCGCGCTGGAGACGGCATTGCTTGCAGCCGATGGCTGGCAGACGGCCAAAGCCGCCGCGATCTGA
- a CDS encoding LysM peptidoglycan-binding domain-containing protein: MSAWSALGTGTKAAIIGAGGALAIGAGYLIWQSSQPAEAPMAASDAADAVVSEPAAVASTPETPLAQPETAAETAPETAAEPAPEAAPEAGSDAAEEAAEETAEDTGPDAAEAASDLPKIDAWRVSSDGEGLVAGLAQPGARVEILVDGAVVASGEAGASGEFALLFTLAPNTDPSLMELSMTSAAGETLVASDTVALGPIAGPVVAAAEPEAEETATAEPAAPQGTIAPDAPAALLLTDDGAVVLQDPAASDPVLMSNVMIDTIAYSPEGAVQVGGRGGPGTTLRLYVDNAEKATLLVPEDGRWLVELGDTVPGIYTLRVDQLDADGKVISRFETPFKRETLEALAAVAGAAAGPDTGSAPVTDAAPDATADSSPDTAAAPAAVADATPTESPAEPAEMADATAVDASTADPQAPKAEPVLDTAGETVPATAPVTVTVQPGFTLWGIAQERYGDGVLYVQVFEANREKIKDPNLIYPGQVFSVPVAGTSTAP, encoded by the coding sequence ATGTCGGCATGGAGCGCCTTGGGCACTGGAACGAAGGCTGCGATTATTGGGGCCGGCGGCGCGCTTGCCATCGGGGCCGGGTATCTGATCTGGCAGTCGTCACAACCGGCCGAAGCCCCGATGGCGGCCTCAGACGCCGCGGATGCCGTGGTTTCGGAACCGGCCGCAGTCGCCTCCACCCCGGAAACACCTCTGGCCCAGCCCGAAACTGCCGCTGAAACCGCCCCAGAGACTGCCGCTGAACCTGCCCCCGAAGCCGCGCCTGAAGCCGGGTCTGACGCCGCCGAGGAAGCCGCCGAGGAAACCGCCGAAGACACTGGCCCGGATGCCGCCGAAGCCGCCTCCGACCTGCCAAAGATCGATGCATGGCGCGTGTCGTCGGATGGTGAGGGGCTGGTGGCCGGGCTTGCCCAACCCGGCGCGCGGGTCGAAATCCTGGTCGATGGCGCCGTCGTCGCCAGCGGCGAGGCCGGGGCCTCAGGAGAATTTGCCCTTCTGTTCACACTGGCCCCAAACACCGACCCAAGCCTGATGGAACTGTCGATGACCTCCGCCGCCGGGGAAACCCTTGTTGCCTCTGACACTGTGGCCCTTGGTCCCATAGCCGGCCCGGTGGTCGCCGCAGCAGAGCCAGAGGCAGAGGAAACAGCCACCGCAGAGCCCGCAGCGCCGCAAGGAACCATTGCCCCTGATGCTCCGGCAGCATTGCTTCTGACGGATGACGGCGCGGTTGTGCTTCAGGATCCGGCGGCGTCCGACCCTGTGCTGATGTCGAATGTGATGATCGACACCATCGCCTATTCGCCCGAAGGGGCGGTTCAGGTCGGCGGGCGCGGAGGGCCGGGGACGACCTTGCGGCTTTATGTCGACAATGCCGAAAAGGCGACACTTCTGGTTCCTGAAGATGGCCGCTGGCTGGTGGAACTGGGCGATACTGTGCCGGGGATCTACACCTTGCGCGTGGACCAGCTAGATGCGGACGGCAAGGTCATCTCGCGGTTCGAGACACCGTTCAAACGCGAAACGCTTGAGGCGCTGGCGGCAGTGGCCGGGGCTGCGGCAGGGCCCGACACGGGCTCTGCGCCGGTCACAGACGCCGCGCCGGATGCCACAGCGGACTCTTCCCCGGACACGGCGGCTGCGCCTGCGGCAGTCGCAGATGCCACCCCGACGGAAAGCCCGGCAGAGCCCGCCGAAATGGCCGATGCCACGGCCGTTGACGCGAGTACCGCTGACCCGCAAGCCCCCAAGGCCGAACCCGTGCTCGATACGGCGGGTGAGACTGTTCCCGCGACAGCACCGGTCACTGTGACTGTCCAGCCCGGCTTTACCCTGTGGGGGATCGCACAGGAACGCTATGGCGATGGGGTGCTCTATGTGCAGGTGTTCGAGGCGAACCGGGAAAAGATCAAGGACCCGAACCTGATCTACCCCGGTCAGGTGTTCTCTGTGCCCGTTGCCGGGACATCCACCGCCCCGTGA
- a CDS encoding ArsR/SmtB family transcription factor — MERSKVDRTQALSALSALANETRLDLIRMLMPAGDAGMPAGQIAQALGLTAPRLSFHLAAMEQAGLLRSRKLARNVIYSVDATGIGRTISYLLNDCCHDHPEVLAACAHGSATRACHHGAVDVPATGTENT, encoded by the coding sequence ATGGAGCGAAGTAAAGTGGATCGGACGCAAGCCCTTTCGGCGCTTTCAGCCTTGGCAAATGAAACCCGGCTTGACCTGATCCGCATGCTGATGCCTGCGGGGGATGCTGGTATGCCTGCCGGACAGATTGCGCAAGCCCTTGGTCTTACCGCGCCGCGCCTGTCGTTCCACCTTGCCGCGATGGAGCAGGCGGGCCTGCTGCGGTCACGCAAGCTGGCGCGCAATGTGATCTATTCGGTGGATGCCACCGGGATCGGGCGGACGATTTCCTATCTCTTGAACGACTGCTGCCACGACCACCCCGAGGTGCTTGCCGCCTGCGCGCATGGCAGCGCCACGCGGGCCTGCCATCACGGGGCGGTGGATGTCCCGGCAACGGGCACAGAGAACACCTGA
- a CDS encoding ABCB family ABC transporter ATP-binding protein/permease, with protein MRRSTATSADMPANPASGMSTLRRVAPYLWPEGQPWVKRRVVLALVFLLAAKLVSVTTPWIYKLAVDHLSGVAPDTGMILGLGAAGLVVAYGLARLGAVVFGELRDAVFVRVGQRAIRRLAIETFAHIHRLSLRYHITRKTGGLSRIIERGVKGVDFLLRFLLFSIGPLILELTMVSVIFAVVFGWEYAAVVIVTITLYVTFTFKVTEWRVKLRREMNDQDTDANQKAIDSLLNFETVKYFNAETREADRYDGAMRQYETAAVKTGLSLSFLNVGQAFLITTGLVIVMVMSALGVQAGTLTVGDFVMVNAYMIQITMPLNFLGTVYREIRQALVDMGEMFGLLGQPAEVTDAPGAPDLRVTGGEIVFDNVHFSYEPEREILKGISFRVGPGQKVALVGTSGSGKSTIGRLLFRFYDIQSGAILVDGQDIRQVTQSSLHQAIGVVPQDTVLFNDTILYNIAYGRADATRAEIETAAKAAKIHDFVLGLPQGYDTTVGERGLKLSGGEKQRVGIARTLLKNPPLLILDEATSALDTQTERSIQDSLRDMGQGRSVITIAHRLSTIADADLIIVLEAGRIVEQGRHEELLARNGRYAAMWERQSAEEETEAAA; from the coding sequence ATGCGCCGATCCACTGCCACCTCTGCCGATATGCCCGCCAATCCTGCGTCCGGAATGTCCACCCTGCGCCGCGTGGCGCCCTACCTTTGGCCCGAAGGCCAACCTTGGGTGAAGCGGCGCGTCGTGCTGGCGCTGGTGTTCCTGCTGGCGGCCAAGCTGGTGTCGGTCACGACGCCCTGGATCTACAAGCTGGCGGTGGATCATCTGTCCGGGGTTGCCCCCGACACCGGCATGATCCTTGGCCTTGGCGCTGCGGGGCTGGTGGTCGCCTACGGGCTGGCACGTCTGGGCGCCGTGGTCTTTGGCGAATTGCGGGATGCGGTCTTTGTCCGCGTCGGCCAGCGCGCCATCCGCCGCCTGGCGATCGAGACCTTCGCGCATATCCACCGCCTGTCCCTGCGCTATCACATCACCCGCAAGACCGGCGGCCTAAGCCGGATCATCGAGCGCGGGGTCAAGGGTGTAGACTTCCTGCTGCGCTTCCTGCTGTTTTCCATCGGGCCGCTGATCCTTGAACTGACCATGGTGTCGGTGATCTTCGCCGTGGTCTTCGGCTGGGAATACGCCGCCGTCGTCATCGTCACCATCACCCTCTATGTCACCTTCACCTTCAAGGTCACCGAGTGGCGGGTGAAGCTTCGGCGCGAGATGAACGATCAGGACACCGACGCCAACCAGAAGGCCATCGACAGCCTCTTGAACTTCGAAACCGTCAAGTATTTCAACGCCGAGACGCGTGAGGCTGACCGCTATGACGGTGCCATGCGGCAGTATGAAACGGCGGCGGTGAAAACTGGCCTGTCGCTGTCCTTCCTGAACGTGGGTCAGGCCTTCCTCATCACGACGGGTCTGGTGATCGTCATGGTGATGAGCGCGCTTGGCGTGCAGGCGGGCACTCTGACGGTGGGCGATTTTGTCATGGTCAACGCCTACATGATCCAGATCACCATGCCGCTGAACTTCCTTGGCACGGTCTACCGCGAAATCCGGCAGGCGCTGGTCGACATGGGCGAAATGTTCGGCCTTCTGGGCCAGCCAGCCGAGGTGACCGATGCCCCCGGCGCCCCCGATCTGCGGGTGACGGGCGGCGAGATCGTCTTTGACAACGTCCACTTCAGCTATGAACCCGAACGGGAAATCCTGAAGGGCATCAGCTTTCGCGTGGGCCCGGGCCAAAAGGTGGCGCTTGTCGGCACCTCGGGGTCGGGCAAATCCACCATCGGGCGGCTTCTCTTCCGGTTCTACGACATCCAGAGCGGGGCCATCCTCGTTGACGGGCAGGACATCCGGCAGGTCACCCAAAGCTCGCTGCATCAGGCGATTGGCGTCGTGCCGCAGGACACGGTCCTGTTCAACGACACGATCCTTTACAACATCGCCTATGGCCGGGCCGACGCCACCCGGGCCGAGATCGAGACAGCCGCGAAGGCCGCCAAAATTCATGATTTCGTGTTGGGCTTGCCGCAGGGCTATGACACCACGGTCGGCGAACGCGGGCTGAAGCTTTCGGGCGGCGAAAAGCAACGGGTGGGCATTGCCCGCACCCTGCTGAAGAACCCGCCGCTGCTGATCCTTGACGAGGCGACAAGCGCGCTGGACACCCAGACCGAACGGTCGATCCAGGATTCCCTGCGCGACATGGGGCAGGGGCGCAGCGTCATCACGATTGCCCACCGGCTTTCCACCATTGCCGATGCCGACCTGATCATCGTGCTGGAAGCGGGCCGGATCGTCGAACAGGGCCGCCATGAAGAGCTGCTGGCCCGCAATGGCCGCTATGCCGCCATGTGGGAACGCCAGTCGGCCGAGGAAGAGACCGAAGCCGCCGCTTGA
- a CDS encoding caspase family protein, producing the protein MMRRVVLGLFVWLGLVTAALAEKRVALVLAAEDYSLIRPLTNPANDARAMEDLLEKLDFEVFVETDRDLRRMRRALDDFKEDAAGADVALLFFAGHGVALDGVNYLLPTDADGSSPEALAATALPLSEAQEVLRAVAPVAIVLLDACRDDPFAGGVADGRSAGALDDAEPVPAGTPTPGLGRIGRADGVVFAFAAAPNETASDGDEENSPFTAALVRHFSTAGVELKTALTLVQQDVYDRSRGKQLPYIESGLPKPIFFIDEGVLPERDQLLIAMADLTPDLRAEVETLAAERGLPLAPLYAALLSADLGDQTPEERARLLLEAALGYEQFQTELQRFQSDDPRVADLRVKAEEQLTLGAFDAARSLLTEAAEIDATARTSIRETYVSRTLSEAATHMLNANAARTDLRYDLAIADLGKAVTLYGEIEGEALDRDTQFNYMLALTDLGELQLVAGNTRAALDAFTRRSQYAQARVEADPTDVGWVRELVWSLNSVGNVLQQQGFLKEAEAAYSSALEFSDWQADQMPDDPDLMRDGQVARNKVGEIRFANNDFTGALQAHKDALAMAEALLAQDPGSITYRRDVAFTQERLGDVLVAMGDKAGASAAFAVSLEITEALAAEYPGDETIRRDLSVSYERIGDMLVANGDPDAGLESYGLALAIREELAALDPDNKLRQRDLSVTFERIGDINALRGDIDSALLAHQAAVAIRENLAALDPTNMLWQRDLSVSHERLGDTYFNQNDFASALAAQERARSLREGIVALDPQNLPRQRDLGVALEKIGDVRAAMGDRAGAMQMHTEALALRRSVVAADPTVLQYKRDVTLSLTKLAELYTGDGNAAEAEPLIAESVALRFEMVGATPDEVFALRDLSIAQNEHAASLMDLGRFDEALIVGQQSLQTVDRLLQIAPDVPDHIHDHLVTLNRLGDAQVALGDNAAAVGTFGTMVAVGSRLLDIDSFSTTWASDLAVALGRLGDAQAATGDARAALKSQQDCLALRDWLVQQDPSNVGWYRSLATSYERVSLMLAEIGEMQSALDNQEMSLTIMRDLSAAYPDDVWFRLDLVRALDLKAVLLQDPTEVNQEALAILEEMYAMGTLPQDYVEWIPAFRRALGMPTEF; encoded by the coding sequence ATGATGCGGCGCGTGGTGCTTGGGCTTTTCGTCTGGCTGGGGCTGGTGACGGCTGCGCTGGCAGAAAAGCGCGTGGCGCTGGTGCTTGCGGCGGAAGATTACAGCCTGATCCGCCCGCTCACGAACCCCGCGAACGATGCCCGCGCGATGGAAGACCTGCTGGAAAAGCTGGATTTCGAGGTGTTCGTCGAAACCGACCGTGATTTGCGCCGGATGCGCCGCGCGTTGGACGACTTCAAGGAAGACGCCGCCGGGGCCGATGTGGCGCTTCTCTTCTTCGCCGGTCATGGCGTGGCACTTGACGGGGTGAATTACCTTTTGCCCACCGATGCTGACGGCTCCTCACCCGAAGCGCTTGCCGCCACCGCACTGCCCTTGTCCGAGGCACAAGAGGTATTGCGGGCCGTGGCCCCGGTGGCCATCGTCCTTCTGGACGCCTGCCGCGATGACCCCTTCGCCGGGGGCGTTGCCGATGGGCGCAGCGCTGGCGCGCTGGACGATGCCGAGCCGGTCCCGGCCGGCACGCCGACCCCGGGCCTTGGCCGGATCGGCCGCGCGGATGGCGTCGTCTTCGCTTTTGCCGCCGCCCCGAACGAGACTGCATCGGACGGCGACGAAGAGAACTCGCCCTTCACCGCGGCCCTGGTCCGGCACTTCTCGACCGCGGGAGTCGAACTCAAGACCGCGCTTACCCTGGTGCAGCAGGATGTCTATGACCGAAGCCGCGGCAAGCAGTTGCCCTATATCGAAAGCGGTCTGCCAAAGCCGATCTTCTTCATCGACGAAGGTGTCTTGCCCGAACGCGACCAGCTCTTGATCGCGATGGCCGACCTCACCCCCGACCTGCGGGCTGAGGTTGAGACACTGGCCGCCGAACGCGGTCTGCCGCTGGCCCCGCTTTACGCAGCCCTCCTGTCCGCTGATCTGGGCGACCAGACCCCAGAAGAACGCGCGCGCCTTCTGCTGGAAGCGGCGCTTGGCTACGAACAGTTCCAGACCGAACTCCAGCGCTTCCAGTCCGATGATCCCCGCGTGGCCGACTTGCGCGTCAAGGCCGAAGAACAACTGACCTTGGGTGCCTTTGACGCTGCCCGCTCCCTCCTGACCGAAGCGGCTGAGATTGACGCAACCGCCCGCACCTCGATTCGCGAAACCTATGTATCGCGCACCTTGTCCGAAGCGGCGACCCACATGCTGAACGCCAACGCGGCCCGGACCGACCTGCGCTATGATCTTGCGATTGCCGACCTTGGCAAGGCCGTCACTCTGTATGGCGAGATCGAAGGCGAAGCGCTCGACCGAGACACCCAGTTCAACTACATGCTGGCGCTGACCGACCTTGGCGAATTGCAGCTTGTGGCCGGCAACACCCGTGCGGCCCTCGACGCCTTCACCCGCCGCAGCCAATACGCCCAGGCGCGGGTCGAGGCAGACCCCACCGATGTGGGTTGGGTACGCGAACTGGTGTGGTCCCTGAACAGCGTCGGCAACGTGCTGCAGCAGCAGGGGTTCCTCAAGGAAGCCGAAGCCGCCTATTCCAGCGCGCTGGAGTTTTCCGATTGGCAAGCCGACCAGATGCCCGACGATCCCGACCTGATGCGCGACGGTCAGGTCGCCCGCAACAAGGTGGGCGAAATCCGTTTTGCCAACAACGACTTCACCGGCGCACTGCAGGCCCACAAGGACGCGCTCGCCATGGCCGAGGCGCTGTTGGCCCAGGACCCCGGAAGCATCACCTACCGCCGCGACGTTGCCTTCACGCAGGAACGGCTGGGCGATGTGCTGGTGGCAATGGGCGACAAGGCCGGCGCCAGCGCCGCCTTCGCGGTATCGCTTGAAATCACCGAGGCGCTGGCCGCCGAATACCCCGGAGACGAGACGATCCGCCGTGACCTGTCGGTCAGCTATGAACGGATCGGCGATATGCTGGTGGCGAATGGCGACCCTGATGCCGGCCTTGAATCCTATGGGCTGGCGCTCGCGATCCGTGAGGAACTGGCCGCACTTGATCCCGACAACAAGCTGCGCCAGCGCGATCTGTCCGTGACCTTTGAACGGATCGGCGACATCAACGCGCTGCGGGGCGACATCGACTCGGCCTTGCTGGCGCATCAGGCCGCTGTGGCGATCCGGGAAAACCTTGCAGCCCTCGATCCCACGAACATGCTGTGGCAGCGCGATCTGTCGGTCAGCCATGAACGGCTTGGCGACACTTATTTCAACCAGAATGACTTTGCCTCGGCCCTTGCCGCACAGGAACGCGCGCGCAGCCTGCGCGAAGGGATTGTCGCACTTGATCCGCAGAACCTGCCACGCCAGCGCGATCTGGGCGTGGCGCTGGAAAAGATCGGTGACGTCCGTGCCGCCATGGGTGACCGTGCCGGAGCGATGCAGATGCACACCGAGGCGTTGGCGCTGCGCCGGTCCGTGGTCGCGGCGGACCCGACCGTCCTGCAATACAAGCGTGACGTGACCCTTTCGCTGACCAAACTGGCCGAACTTTACACCGGCGACGGCAACGCTGCCGAGGCTGAACCCCTGATCGCCGAATCCGTGGCGCTGCGCTTCGAAATGGTCGGGGCGACCCCGGACGAGGTTTTCGCGCTCCGCGACCTGTCCATCGCCCAGAATGAACACGCGGCCAGCCTGATGGACCTTGGCCGCTTTGACGAAGCGCTGATTGTCGGCCAGCAGTCCCTGCAGACCGTTGACCGCTTGCTGCAGATTGCGCCCGATGTCCCCGACCATATCCATGACCACCTTGTCACTCTGAACCGACTGGGCGACGCGCAGGTCGCACTTGGCGACAATGCCGCTGCGGTCGGCACCTTCGGCACCATGGTGGCGGTCGGCAGCAGGCTTCTGGACATCGATTCCTTCTCGACCACCTGGGCATCCGACCTTGCCGTGGCGCTGGGTCGGCTGGGCGATGCGCAGGCCGCGACGGGCGACGCAAGGGCCGCGCTCAAAAGCCAGCAGGATTGCCTTGCCCTGCGGGATTGGCTGGTCCAGCAGGACCCCAGCAATGTCGGCTGGTACCGCAGCCTTGCCACCAGTTACGAACGCGTGTCCCTGATGCTGGCCGAGATTGGCGAGATGCAGTCCGCTTTGGATAATCAGGAAATGAGCCTCACGATCATGCGAGATCTGTCGGCGGCCTATCCTGATGACGTGTGGTTCCGCCTTGATCTCGTGCGCGCGCTGGATCTCAAGGCGGTCCTTCTGCAGGACCCGACCGAGGTGAACCAAGAGGCTCTCGCTATCCTGGAAGAGATGTATGCCATGGGCACCTTACCGCAGGACTATGTGGAATGGATCCCGGCGTTCCGTCGTGCTTTGGGGATGCCCACGGAATTCTGA
- a CDS encoding tetratricopeptide repeat protein, with protein sequence MSNPDSFIEEVTEEVRRDRLFGLFRKYGWIGGVLVVAVVGGAAWTEWSKSRAEARAEAFGDAIIDALDQGTPEERRAALSAIPTDGEQAALLQLILASDPDEDRAATLAALDVVVANTTLSPGYRDLAVLRRVLVAGADTPLADRRTALQSIAVPGRPYRALAEEMLAYLLIEEGKNDEAIAAMTTLMQDQEASGALRARLGQMVVALGGTVPQSTSG encoded by the coding sequence TTGAGCAATCCCGACAGTTTCATCGAGGAAGTCACCGAAGAGGTGCGGCGCGATCGGCTGTTCGGGCTGTTTCGCAAATACGGCTGGATCGGTGGCGTTTTGGTCGTGGCCGTGGTCGGTGGTGCAGCCTGGACCGAATGGTCAAAGTCCCGTGCCGAAGCGCGGGCCGAGGCATTTGGCGATGCGATCATCGACGCGCTTGACCAGGGCACACCGGAAGAACGCCGCGCCGCCTTGTCCGCCATCCCGACCGATGGGGAACAAGCGGCCCTGCTGCAGCTGATCCTCGCCTCGGACCCCGACGAAGACCGCGCCGCAACGCTTGCGGCCCTCGATGTGGTGGTGGCCAATACCACGCTGTCGCCAGGGTACCGCGACCTTGCCGTTCTGCGCCGGGTACTGGTCGCCGGGGCCGATACGCCGCTGGCAGACCGCCGTACGGCGCTTCAGTCCATCGCCGTGCCGGGCCGGCCCTACCGCGCCCTGGCCGAGGAAATGCTGGCCTATCTTCTGATCGAAGAGGGCAAGAATGACGAAGCCATCGCTGCGATGACCACCCTGATGCAAGACCAGGAAGCGTCGGGCGCACTGCGGGCGCGGCTGGGACAGATGGTAGTGGCGCTTGGTGGTACAGTGCCGCAAAGCACCTCGGGCTAA
- a CDS encoding PQQ-like beta-propeller repeat protein encodes MTIRQTAGRVIAGVGLLALLAACAEREVILQGERFPVRADLDASIPVEGQPAPTAPAEAENQSQAISLPGQTNSSDWTHRAGNSRHLMPHSALSPAPSRIWTATIGSGSSRKNRIVAAPVVSGGRIFTMDAGAMVAATSTGGQVVWTADLTADFDVGGGVSGGGLAVGGDRLFVTTGFGEVVALDTASGRILWRQRVDAPVSGAPATDGEAVYVSGRDGSAWAISAANGKVIWRVVGTPGTAGYVGTAAPTVGDRAVIFPTSAGDLMAVLKIGGGTKIWQASLAGKRLGRAYAFTADVTGDAVIDGKVLYAGSAAGRTVAMSASSGERIWSAGEGALGPVAVGGGSLFLVNDQAELVRLDASTGEVIWAVEMPYYTKDKIKRRKAIYAHYGPVLAGGRIMVVSSDGLLRAFDPTDGRLTHTAEIPDGAAAQPAVAGGVLYVVGGNGQLHAFR; translated from the coding sequence ATGACGATCCGGCAAACAGCAGGCAGGGTGATTGCAGGCGTGGGGCTTCTGGCGCTTCTGGCGGCCTGTGCCGAACGCGAGGTGATCTTGCAAGGGGAACGCTTCCCGGTCCGGGCCGATCTGGACGCAAGCATCCCGGTCGAAGGCCAACCCGCCCCGACCGCCCCCGCCGAAGCGGAAAACCAAAGCCAAGCGATTTCCCTTCCCGGCCAGACCAACTCTTCGGACTGGACACACCGTGCAGGCAATTCCCGGCACCTGATGCCGCATTCGGCCCTCAGCCCCGCCCCGTCACGGATCTGGACCGCGACCATCGGGTCGGGCAGCAGCCGCAAGAACCGCATCGTCGCCGCTCCTGTGGTGTCGGGCGGGCGAATCTTCACGATGGACGCGGGTGCAATGGTCGCGGCCACGTCGACGGGGGGGCAGGTCGTCTGGACCGCTGACCTGACGGCAGACTTTGATGTGGGCGGTGGCGTATCTGGCGGCGGGCTTGCCGTGGGCGGTGACCGGCTGTTCGTCACCACCGGCTTTGGCGAGGTTGTGGCACTGGATACCGCCTCGGGCCGGATTCTGTGGCGGCAGCGTGTGGATGCACCGGTGTCTGGCGCCCCCGCAACCGATGGCGAGGCTGTCTATGTCAGCGGTCGCGACGGGTCGGCCTGGGCGATTTCGGCAGCGAACGGCAAGGTGATCTGGCGCGTGGTCGGCACTCCCGGCACTGCAGGTTATGTTGGCACCGCCGCCCCCACAGTTGGCGACCGCGCGGTGATCTTCCCGACCAGCGCGGGCGATCTGATGGCCGTTCTCAAGATCGGCGGCGGCACCAAGATCTGGCAGGCCTCGCTGGCGGGCAAGCGGCTGGGCCGCGCCTATGCCTTCACCGCTGACGTGACGGGCGATGCCGTGATCGACGGCAAAGTGCTTTACGCAGGCTCTGCCGCGGGCCGCACCGTCGCGATGTCGGCCTCCTCGGGTGAGCGGATCTGGTCGGCGGGCGAAGGCGCGCTTGGCCCGGTGGCTGTTGGCGGCGGGTCGCTGTTCCTGGTCAATGACCAGGCCGAACTTGTCCGGCTCGACGCGTCTACGGGCGAGGTGATCTGGGCTGTCGAGATGCCGTATTACACCAAAGACAAGATCAAGCGGCGCAAGGCGATCTATGCCCATTACGGTCCCGTGCTTGCGGGCGGGCGGATCATGGTCGTGTCTTCGGACGGGCTTCTGCGCGCCTTTGATCCGACCGATGGCAGACTGACCCACACCGCCGAAATCCCGGATGGCGCGGCAGCGCAGCCTGCGGTGGCGGGCGGGGTTCTCTATGTGGTGGGCGGCAACGGGCAACTTCACGCTTTCCGCTAG